The window GGTTAACTCCTGAACCGTAAGTACCGGTTTCCAGGTGATGAGTTTCGGTGAGGTCGCCAATGAAGACCTGATGGACGCCGATAATTTCGGTGAAGATTCCTGAACCGGGAGAACCAGGTTGTGTTTAAGGAAGAGTTCCGATACCTCCCAAAGgaacaatcacaaataaaagGTATGTTCCTTTTATTTGCAAAATCTTCCCTAAATGTGTTCAGGTTTTTTGTGCTTGTTGGTTGCGTTTGGCGTGACGCCTGTttaaccaacttgaaaaagaaagggcatgttgtatatgcGTGTGTCTGCCTCGTGCCTGCTCGTATTGCAGGAACTTAGGTTACGTATGCCAGTTCGGTATTGAGAGGTCGCACCGCAAGTACGTGGGCCTATAGGAGTCAACTATGTGGATGACTACGAAAGCTATATAAGCATGTGACAAACGGCAGATGAGGCTTTTCCCTTGTGGATTTGATGGTGAGTGCACTTATTTaacagattatacacaaatagacagattaatttggacgaaaattgccacaaaacacttgaaaagcttggtttaataaaagttaaaaccgaaaattgaaacgccaataaagccgtgcgacagatagtagaactatttagcagtgcgcagttcccgagaaaaccgtgctcatttcatcagtctatggcattttttacttgtaatcgaatttttttcgaaggtttctgtaataaacgtagaccgtttgaggcgtagaccgatttacaggtacgaaattgtggtacacagtttatcagcctgtgttttttgtccaatcaccgaaggtttcattactTAAAACGTtaaccgaaattctttacaacttatgtacaagctagggccgaactacaacgcccctttatgacgagaacattttttattttgctacagttttagacGTGTGAATGCTcgtactcgctttctgttaaagatagattatcaaaaccattctacattcaacgcaaccaactttcaaactgtgtatagtacacagtagcttgccattttacttttaattttgcatttcagagttataataaacatatttctttattgttgttgaattacatacattacagtaaattaggcctacagctttataacacttttataacagcttttattttgctgcagtttgcagaaatcttccagacgcgtgaacgctcataggttttctattattgctgtattactatattaacaatattggttattctaataatatcagtgcattttacttctaatattggccaacattgcatttctcctattgcaagggagagatataaacgtataatattttcctttcattattgctgtttgtcatgaccaaacactttttaaataaattttctaaaaatctatataaataccacaacttctcgatattggtacctatgacgttttgaaatgtaaacaaaattgtgcattggttttctattattactatattaataacattgattattctaagaatatcagtgcattttacttctaatattggccaatattgcatttcttctattgcagggggaaaatataaacatcttttcctttcattattgctgtttgttgtatataataacacccacacccagtacattacagctaccattgcagttatcctatttcaTTGCagggccatttgactgctaatattgcatttctcaaccatcagtaccctttctttttttgccaatatctctggccatctctttggtcgtgggctttataacagtggaatttctagtaattaaTACTCATAATTGACTTGCTTATAGTTTTAGAGTCCGAACATATACCTGTTGTTGGTGTGGTGACTTTCCTAATGTAGTCCTCCAGGTTACGCATTCCATCAGATGTCAGAGGTTTGCCTGTAAATTAACACATTATTACAATCCGAATACAAAATGGAAAAACAAACCAAGTAGATGACTGCAATCATTTCGCTGATACAATGGGCCAATTTAAATGCTGAAAGACAATATGATACTTGTGTTGACAAAATACAATAGCTATAAAGTATAAAAGCATACCAAACACATCAAATATGCAGTGAAGATTGTGCTTACATGGATACCGAAGACAAGACATTATGCCTTGATCTTCGCCACATGAGACCAGCCGAGTTCCATCTGAAGAGCGTGAAAGTTGAGGTGATAGACAGCACCAGAAAGGGTTCGTCTCCTTTTTAGGATGAGCCTTTGAAGTTAGTAGGCAATGTGGACAGAAAAAAATGCATTTCACCCTGACTGCCTTCCAGGTATCCAGTACCTTGGTTATGATTTTATCGGTGAAGACATCCAGCTGGTTCCACAAATCATTGATACTGTGTGCCTTATCAGATAGCTCTATCGTAGCGACTTGGCCCTTGATATCATGCACAAACGAAACTGCAAAGTCCATACAACTTGATTCAACAATGGCTCCATTTTTTTTCACCACCGCCTTATCAAGCGGATGAAAAAACATTTCCAAAAACATCATAACCATGCCATGAAAAGCAGGATGAGGCAATGCATAGCCTCCGAATTCTAGCTGAACTCGAAAAACCAAATTTTCATCTGGAGGTGTGAAACTCTCCATATATCCTTGAAAGTAGTAAGGGAGCAAGTAACTTTTATCATGAGAATTGAGTTGAACTGGTCCGTAAAGAAGATGAAACGACTGTAGCAGAACTAGTGCTATATCAACTTGAAGATTTGTCTTAAACTCACTTTCAGAACGAATAAGATCCTCAAGCAAACTCTTGTTTATGATCCCAGATGATTGAAACTTCTGAACAACATCATTGAGGCAAGGGATGAGTGAATGCTCTTGACTTTCTTGCTTAGCAATCGTTTGATGATCGTAGAATACCTTTATTAGGCTTGTCACTATTGAGATTTTATGGAACACGATTTGAGAAAGTGGACTCAAATCTTTATACCATAAGACTTGACCAGAGTCATGCATGTACTCCAACACATCCTCAAGCTGCTTCTGACTCAAAAAGTAGGTTTCACGAAGCTTATCGAATGTTTCAGCTCGATCCAGAAAACAACCACCTAATTGACTAATAGTAGTGGCAATCGCCATCCAATCCTTTTGAGGTTCTTCGAGGTATCGTGAACAAGCCTCGTAGAGTGAATCTTTCAATTTTTCCAACTCATAGCATTGCTCATGACCGACTTCAAATACATCACTTACACAAAATGTGGGTAGATCAACATTCTGAGCATGATTGGCTGAAAGAGATCGGGCATATGTGCGACTGTCCTCGGTCAGTATCTCATTGCGCAGAGCACTAAATGTGGAGGTAATACTTTTCTTCAAATCTCGAAACACCTTCTCAGAAAACTCATTCTTGTGAGTTAGAACTAGCTTGGGAGAAGTCAAAGTAGGCTCAGAAAGATAGAGATGGGCCAGCCAATCAAAATATGACCGCCTTACAGCTTCCTTTTCTCCAAACTCAGACTTTAGTGTTTGGTACTGTTTCATGTTGACCACCACAATTACCAGGCATTTTTTACGGAAAGTAAGATGATAAGCGGGGTGGTAGATATCGTGGCCTCCCATGTCAATAAATCGTAAGATTGTCTTAGCAGCGTTTTTGAGTAAGACCTCTTCAAAACTGAAAACCTTTGTAGATGCATCAACCGAATCAGTGAGTACCATTTGCTTCGTCTTTGATTGCAGGGTTTTGATTAAAGAAGTTTTGCCAGCGCCGGAACAGCCAATGACACTCGCAACGACAATTAATGGTCGACTTTCGGCACGTCTGGCTTCATCGCAGTAGTATTGACGTGCAGTTTCCAGATTTGATCGTGAAGATTGGAACAAAGCGGCAGGTGGAGATATCAATGAATTGCAGTTGAAGACATCGAGTGTATCCAAGTGCTCCATCATGACAATCTTAGGGTGTAGAGATTGCAATGTATTTGAATGTGACAAATCAAGTTCTTCTAGGCTGGACAACTCACAGACAGACTGAGGTAACTCTGTCAACCTGTTCCTGCTCATTTTTAAAACCTTCAGATGGACAAAATTTCTAAAACTAAAGAAAATAATTGATTAATATATAAGTAATAGAGATATAATCTGTTTCTGTAAAATAACATTTCCTAAATCAATAAATATAGCATAAAAGAGGGTATGGTCTGTTcgctcaaaattaaaatcttgCATTTAACCCTTCTAGTGAAATTGCATAttagtacagtagacgctcctataacataaataatccgttccaggaacgtttacgtcatagggaatttacgttataagaacattaaaatacatgtaaattgcctaatccgttccaagaccttttcaaactcaccccttcGGCTATTCAAAATATAGGAAAAACTttacttaactcttttaatttgtgagcTGCACtgtaactgcagaattattggtttgcatcaacaaatttTCTCCTTTTATGATCAATcacactggttttatagaccatgattgcagtaaatttacaacaagttgataggaACTGCACATTTTTGTCGTttatttacaacgatttgcttatttttctaaacggcaaagtctattctgcaaagtaaagcaataataaatattttgtacggctacaataaggcaaaacaacaaaatacttttactataaaaagcagttctacacctgttcgtcgtctatctgtagCCAGGGGTTAAGGCTAagattaataattttcaacGATACTCTGAAgactggtagaccgacgctgtaacacctacaCTTACCAATCGCTtctgtatttatgaacaattgcgcagctatcctatttgcctttttgtcgacacatttaacaATCTATTACGACGAACTTTGATGtcgcgaaagttatatataataaataatacgCTAAGCGCACGGCATTTTTTTCTTCCGCAAGTCCGACGAAATAAACTAACGttcaaatcgattttgaaaactcGCCCGATTAGACACTTAACATTATATGGAATGTTTTACGTAgcacgaagcaaaaacttcacataatctTTTTGCATTAtatggaatttacgttatagaaggtGTACGTCATAGgaatgtctactgtatatgtttTGACTTCTGCATCCCATGAGCTAATGTTTAATTGTAAGCAGGAGTTGAATTAACACTATAGCTAAGTAGCATTGTAACATGAGCCACTACAAGGTGAGCAGAGTTAATGTGAAAAATTCGGTGTGTGTCATGTAAGAAGGAACTTTCTCTGGCGAGATCTAAGAGCAAGCAATCATCTCGCTCGCCTATGAGTCGAGAGAATGCTTTACCTGCACATGACAAAAAAGTGATGAGTAGGGATGAGAACTTTCTTTCTCATCACATGCCCTACAGCCATGACTGTAGGGCAATTTATTTTGCAAGCACGATCAAAGATGGAATCTTTGGTTGCCAAAAGAAATGCTAGAAATACTGATACCACATCATTATGTTAAAAAACAGATCAAGTTGTAACCACCCGCAAAACCCAACACCTAAAAACAGAATAGCTTGTGGTTtctgttttgtaatattttcctaTTTGGTGGTTTGGCCAAGGGTCTCCAGGTTGAGGTGGCCCAAGCACGACTTGTAACAGGCAGTAAATACATTCTGCTGATATTGACTGAGTCTGTTACATCGGTTCTGTTTTAGTACCAAAATTTGAGTAGAATTAGGTcaactagtaacaaaacagcTCTCAGTACTAAGAATAGTAAGAACCTCTATGCTGTTAGTCTATAGGTCAAATATTTATAGCACAATGTTCAATgactaatacatgtacataacgcTCACTAGTGTTCTTCATGGTATTGAATTGCATTGAATAGATGGGTTTCACATTAGTGCTGgacacgagtacttcttggccgaCGAATTTAAATTCGTCGGCCGTCGGGTAGATGGTCGACGTGGTAGATCGGGTAGATGGCTGACATTTAGAGTATCGGGTAGATGGTAGTGGTTGGCACGAGTACTTATTGGCCAACGGGTTTCTCGGGTTTGTTGATAAGGGTTTTATGTGTAAAATTTCCAAACACCAGACATAttctaaaatttacaatgcactTATAATTCTATTCAGTTTATTTAATGTGTTTTACTAATTTCCAACGACCGATATTCGTGCTTGAAGCCTTAGCCCTTTAAAGTTTGAACCCCAACTGTCAGTTTTCaagcattgcgtagggtgtgtcagaatctctGTCGACCAAAATTCCGGCATttacatggctttgtttacaaaagccgtttctaagtaacagcgtaaatcaatcaaattaatttttgcacaataTATTAGATCAgtaatttcacttccatttgtagcagttttcaaatatctttacctacttcctttgttttaataacaatatttatttgAACGATATTGCAAAAAAATCGACACGACTCATTTGTTGATTGGTCATAAATGAttatgatgcaaataaagaattttataatactaattataattttccagtaaATTTTGAGTCATAGAATAATGATGAACATGCGCTCAATagatatgatgctattgtaaatgttttttacgagtttttttaaaatcgtacaaacttttatagtttcagCCCAAATAATAgtaaagtactgtttttttctgtttgatgacatttgctgtggatTGCCTgattttttttactagtgtttttccaaatatcattgtattatgagcacgttCAGATATAGATAATGAAGGTTTTAAAATTTCGgatcgttggacagattgcccagggttactgaggCGCATTGACAAAAaaggccagggttcaaagggttaacagaCGGATTATCAAACAGTGTTTAGAGCGCATAGCATAATAGACCGGgtttttgtccactctactcgacggatccgtgtaccaaaacccgaactcgcaagtcaaaacccAAACTTGCAAgatcgaaatgctcaaaatctCTATTGCCcgagactcgagagaagataaacccgcgagttcaacgagttttattacccgtgtccaagattattttacataattaaTGTGAGAATTTGACTTTTGGAGTTTTCTGCTTTTGCAAGGTGACTTATTTTTAATGCAGACCATTACGCGGCCTCTATGAATGGCTTTAACATATATGCTCCAATTATTACAAACTTCTACTCTGCAACTATGTTTTATAAAAAGTGTCGCTACATCTTATATCTTTAATCAATCGCCGCAATCAAAGACAAAGACACAATCACTGTGTTCATATTGCTTCATAACGTATGTCAAAGCAAggaaatgctcaaatttaaaAAGTAGGGATCTGGTTAAGGAGCTTCTTCTACAGCATCTATTCTCTAAAGAATGACTTCTACGGGTGAGCCTTATATGAATAGTACCTTCCAGGACATCAACTGATATCTGCCATATCTAATTTATACTAAAAGATGAGTGTAGTATATTCAACCATGACCATTCATTCGAGTTTACTACGcataataactattataaaattgtgttaagggattttaaattaaaacataacTGCATAGAAGTTGACTACTATTATACTTTTAGATAAAAATAGCATTAAAAGATTTCGTGAGGTTTTGCATGGTTAGCAGTTATATTTGTTACTTTCGTTCTGataaaacaacaagaaaagATGGAATGAAGGTATTATTGAAGGAAAGAAACCCAGTGATTACTGATCTTAACTATATTTTTGAAGCAAAGAATACAGTCAATGAAGGAAATATAACTCACCAATTTTCCAATTTACAACTAATCACATAAAATTTCCCTAAGGGTCAGTTATATTGTAGAATTTACTTATTAACTAGTTACAGCGTATAACTTACCCAACAGGTAGATCAATGAGCTCACATGATTCCAAGTTGAGAGATTTCAACTTCACCAGCTGAGTGATGAAACTTAGAAAATCAGAAATCTGATTATTGCTGAGATCCAGATCTTCCAGTTTGATCAGAGTTCCTAAACTGTAAAAAAAACGTGTAGTTCCTTTAAACTGATGCACGTATAATCCAATGTCAGTTatcccaaacctccaaccaaATTTTCCTACATAAAATACCTGCATATAAATTAATTCATTCCAACCCTCTGAAACAACCGTCTAAAAAAGAATATAACAATGGAAGAATGGATTTTTAATTGCACTAATTCACCGCTAAGACTCAGAAAGTACTGAATATTTAtatagtggttatgatctgcactAAGATGTAAcattatatacagtattttaAGGAGTTCTTACATTCGAGACAGACAATAGCGGATAATGGTGGTGTGACAGAGATTTGATGGCAACACATTCAGTACGCCATACTTTGGTGACACTACATAATATTACAAGAATTAAGTTTAACTCAAATGAACTTAGTTTACTATACACACACTTGAAAACACATTTTAATCTGACATTACATTAAACTTAATTCTGTTGGTTTTCGTTTTCAGTTCCTTACTTTTCTTCTTTTTCAGACTTGGCTCTTTTtgcctccctctctctctctccttgaATTTTAGCTAggctttttaaaactttgttaaactGACCTGGTGAGAAAGACACGGCGATGCCGTTCTCACAGGCGGCCTCTAGTGTACTCGGCCACTTAATGACCATATCAAGAAGCGTCTCAATCGTATCGCTAAGTCAAATCATATCTCAAtcagctcgtatctcaaagtcGTCTCATATTTTAGAGCCAAAATTTGCTCGAAATTTTtttcgtatctcaaatttgtcgcatgttgggacactcgtatgcgaaggtatgactgtagatgataaatttgaaaatagACTAAATGTCAGCCTAGGTTTGTAGATGATAGAAATCAGGTATATCGATATCAAGTTGTATCTTATACCTTGTGAACTAGCAAGGATATGTTGCTCATTTTAATTCCAATGCTCGTAACAAGCTTTTGCTATAAATAACATGGACAGTGGTGTTCTGGAATGTTCTCAAAGAATTTGATATGCATATTACCAAAGAAAACTTTAAGACGTACAAAACTAATGTCAACAGTGAAACACACTGAAATTACCAAAGAACAATGGTCAGCTGCTGCTGTATTTATTTCAATGCATATCAAGTGAAACTACGTTGTCAACTGTTCTCAGTGAAATCAGCATTCACTTTGGCTATGTAAAATGTACTCAGCATTCATTGTAAAATCTTATAACTTAAATAGTGATGCAAACTTTTGCTTTCTTCCATATTTTAGTCAAAACTAACTGATCATTTGCTTGTGCACAATTATAGTTTtataaacacaaaatacaatCGACCCACGTTAGGATAGAGTGATAGACCGGCAGGAGTGGTGGGGATCTGGTTTAGCCAATTGTCCGGTTTAATTAATGCGTCTACATAAAGATCTATACTAAAGCAAATCACATTAATAAGGCCTATAATTAAACATTGAACTATATACTGTGTACCattatatacatacaagtaCTTACAATTTGTTAGCctgtaagaaaaaatattacagttcagatacaaaaaaaggaaattaaaaatttagttaCTTTATAAAAATAGCCTCATGAAGGCATGGCAAAAAATAAGTCTGAAGTAAGATTAAAGTTATAATACTTTCTGCAAACAAATATTTCCTCAAAATTAATAAGCTgcaaaattactaaaaataaaaaaaaggttAGGCAACTTCTGCAACAGGAAATTGAATGTAAAAATTTCCATTCACACAAAGTTATCTATTTTGTTTTGCTGAAAATTAAATGAGTTACATTTTAACACTAATTCAGACCTATGTTGTGTTTTTCTAACATGCATGTATAATCACCAAATGTATGTAACTGCACTCTGATCGCAGCTGCCCACATGTGTCCATCATATCTGATATCCAGACTAACAGGGTCTGTTTCAATAAGAGTTGACTGTAAAACTAGTCTGCTAACAATCAGCTAACTTGTCTGATTACATTAAAGCCATCCGTAGACTATTAATACTTGGTAAGTtaacacaaaatatttaacaaaaagatGAAATATTTCTCTTCAAAACCTTTATATACCAAAATGTTACCAAAGCATCagcaaatatttatttcttCCCACATAATATAGTCAGAGGTCTGCGTGTGCCAGGCAAGTAGCACCATAGCTACTTGAGTTGCAATTCTTCAACAGCAGTGATTGAAGATAAAAGATTATAAACAATATagaggaatatatatataataaaagactTACATGACTAGTTACTGATCAGACTCAAGAATACTATATCGAAGGTAGCAGCCGTAATAATAGATTTACATGACTAGTTACTGATTAGACTCAAGAACACTATACCGAAGGTAGCAGCAGTAATAATAGATTTACATGACTAGTTACTGATTAGACTCAAGAACACTATACCGAAGGTAGTAGCCGTAATAAAAGATTTACATGACTAGTTACTGATCAGACTCAAGAACACTATACCGAAGGTAGCAGCAGTAATAATAGATTTACATGACTAGTTACTGATTAGACTCAAGAACACTATACCGAAGGTAGCAGCCGTAATAAAAGATTTACATGACTAGTTACTGATCAGACTCAAGAACACTATACCGAAGGTAGCAGCTTCCTTATGAGTGACTATCAATATTGTGAAAGTGAAGGAACAAGGCAGTTACTAAATAAGCTCCATAAGCTTTGATACATACAAaataaatgatgaaataatGATAAATAAGGGATAATTACACACCTCTTGAGGAGAGAAGTTAAATGGCAGAAAGACAAATTCAGTTTCCTCAATGATTTCAAGTTCCCAATATTATCTGGAAGACCAGTACTGAACTGATTATAATGCAGGTCTAGTATCTCCAGGTTAGTCAACTGTGAAAcactatataacaatataaacaaGAGTTAATCATATAGTCTCTAGACACTAAAGGGATAATAAAGATTACCAGAAATAATTACATACCTTTCAGGGAGAGAAGTCAAACGGCAAGAAGAAAAATCCAGTACTCTCAATGATTTCAAGTCCCCAATACCATCTGGTAAACCAGCACTAAACTGATTACGATGAAGGCCTAGTACCTCCAGGTTAGTCAGCTGTGATAcactatataacaatataaacaaGAGTCAATCATATGGTTTGTAGACACCAAAGGGATATTAAAGATATACCAGAGATAATTACATACCTTTCAGGTAAAGCTGTCAAATTGCAGGATAACAAATTCAGCATTTTCAATGATTTCAAGTTCCCAATAATATCTGGTAGACCAGTTCTAAACTGATTACTACTCAGGTTGAGTATCTCCAGGTTAGTCAACTGTGACAcactatataacaatacaaacaaggGTTAATCACATGGTCTGTACACActaaagaaaaagtaaaaatatactGGAGATAATTACATACCTTTCAGGGAAAGAAGTCAAACGGCAGCGAGACAAATTCAGTTCCTTCAATGATTTCAAGTCCCCAATACTATCTGGTAGACCAGTACTGAACCGATTACCACGAAGGTTTAGTATCTCTAGGTTAGTCAACTGTGATAcactatataacaatatatacaaGTGTTAATCATATATTCTCTACACAGTAaatgtataataaagattatCAAAGATAATTAGATACCTTTCAGGGAGAGTAGTCAAGAAGCAGGAACACAAATTCAGTTCTCTCAACAATTTCAAGTTCCCAATACTATCTGGTAGACCAGTACTAAACTGGTTATCACTCAGGTTGAGTAACTCCAGGTTAGTCAACTGTGATAG of the Watersipora subatra chromosome 4, tzWatSuba1.1, whole genome shotgun sequence genome contains:
- the LOC137393958 gene encoding leucine-rich repeat protein lrrA-like, with product MCTSFIKNSTELSHLTNLEILDLASCGFTDNIDEYSPTCSKLPDNFTFPSSLKQLNLSKCHLTNLLKSVSQLTNLEILNLSSNRFNTGLPDSIGSLKLLRKLTLSSCYLSALPESLSQLTNLELLNLSDNQFSTGLPDSIGNLKLLRELNLCSCFLTTLPESVSQLTNLEILNLRGNRFSTGLPDSIGDLKSLKELNLSRCRLTSFPESVSQLTNLEILNLSSNQFRTGLPDIIGNLKSLKMLNLLSCNLTALPESVSQLTNLEVLGLHRNQFSAGLPDGIGDLKSLRVLDFSSCRLTSLPESVSQLTNLEILDLHYNQFSTGLPDNIGNLKSLRKLNLSFCHLTSLLKSLGTLIKLEDLDLSNNQISDFLSFITQLVKLKSLNLESCELIDLPVGFRNFVHLKVLKMSRNRLTELPQSVCELSSLEELDLSHSNTLQSLHPKIVMMEHLDTLDVFNCNSLISPPAALFQSSRSNLETARQYYCDEARRAESRPLIVVASVIGCSGAGKTSLIKTLQSKTKQMVLTDSVDASTKVFSFEEVLLKNAAKTILRFIDMGGHDIYHPAYHLTFRKKCLVIVVVNMKQYQTLKSEFGEKEAVRRSYFDWLAHLYLSEPTLTSPKLVLTHKNEFSEKVFRDLKKSITSTFSALRNEILTEDSRTYARSLSANHAQNVDLPTFCVSDVFEVGHEQCYELEKLKDSLYEACSRYLEEPQKDWMAIATTISQLGGCFLDRAETFDKLRETYFLSQKQLEDVLEYMHDSGQVLWYKDLSPLSQIVFHKISIVTSLIKVFYDHQTIAKQESQEHSLIPCLNDVVQKFQSSGIINKSLLEDLIRSEIVSSSLRTSSTQFS